The following coding sequences lie in one Leucobacter allii genomic window:
- a CDS encoding CPBP family intramembrane glutamic endopeptidase, producing MSLRQHPFIADARTGKRVTTWWLGLIVFFAVWAIQIGLMAALQINLPVPAGSVAAQLQEGVANIIVIGLVFLWVAVFERRSILTLGFRSPGRGVLKLLLGVVVGLAMISLPVLLLLATGQYAVVDGPADSSSGFPALPMILGLAVTVVFQGSNEEILTRGFLLQSVGQRFPSWLAILLPAFLFTVVHGVGSQVLPFSTIFLYGLFATFVVLWQRSLWLICGIHAGWNFGMGNFYGIPVSGLEPHATSLIFLAPVDGSTDLLTGGDFGTEGGLPAALTMLIAALIALLAWRRSRRAPAGAPEAPATSD from the coding sequence ATGTCGCTGCGCCAACATCCCTTCATCGCCGATGCACGGACCGGGAAGCGGGTGACCACGTGGTGGCTCGGGCTGATCGTGTTCTTCGCGGTCTGGGCGATCCAGATCGGTCTGATGGCCGCGCTCCAGATCAACCTCCCGGTGCCGGCGGGCTCGGTCGCGGCCCAACTGCAGGAGGGCGTGGCGAACATCATCGTCATCGGCCTCGTGTTCCTCTGGGTCGCGGTGTTCGAGCGCCGCAGTATCCTGACGCTCGGGTTCCGCAGCCCCGGCCGCGGGGTGCTGAAGCTGCTGCTCGGCGTCGTCGTCGGGCTCGCGATGATCTCGCTCCCTGTGCTGCTGCTCCTCGCCACCGGCCAGTACGCGGTGGTCGACGGACCTGCGGACTCCTCCTCCGGCTTCCCCGCTCTGCCGATGATCCTCGGTTTGGCCGTGACCGTCGTCTTTCAGGGCAGCAACGAGGAGATCCTCACCCGCGGATTCCTCCTGCAGAGCGTCGGACAGAGGTTCCCGAGCTGGCTCGCGATCCTGCTGCCCGCGTTCCTGTTCACCGTCGTGCACGGCGTCGGCAGCCAGGTGCTGCCGTTCTCGACGATCTTCCTCTACGGGCTCTTCGCCACGTTCGTCGTGCTGTGGCAGCGGTCGCTCTGGCTGATCTGCGGCATCCACGCGGGGTGGAACTTCGGCATGGGCAACTTCTACGGCATCCCCGTCAGCGGTCTCGAGCCGCACGCGACGTCGCTGATCTTCCTCGCTCCGGTGGACGGATCCACGGATCTGCTGACCGGCGGGGACTTCGGAACCGAGGGCGGCCTGCCCGCCGCGCTCACCATGCTCATCGCCGCGCTCATCGCGTTGCTGGCCTGGCGACGCAGCCGCAGGGCGCCGGCAGGAGCTCCGGAAGCCCCCGCGACCTCGGACTGA
- a CDS encoding alpha/beta fold hydrolase, translating to MTEPASPRIHAQRIGDPAAAHRVVLLHGLFGRGKNLARIAGGLEPEAQSLLVDLPNHGQSGWTETFDYAEMADLVAAQLRAGFAAEGPVDVVGHSMGGKVAMMLALRHPGLVRRLVVLDIAPVASGASRGEFPHLLDALASVDLATLERRADAGAALRAAIPQDAVRGFLLQNLRRDPDGFSWEPNLRLLRAELPAVMGFPDVSGRSFAGPVLWVKGERSPYITDADAPVMRELFPRTVRITVHGAGHWVHAEEPEAVIAALRRFLIEPGDA from the coding sequence GTGACGGAGCCCGCATCCCCCCGCATCCACGCCCAGCGCATCGGCGACCCCGCCGCCGCGCATCGCGTCGTGCTGCTGCACGGCCTCTTCGGCCGGGGGAAGAACCTCGCGCGGATCGCCGGGGGGCTCGAGCCCGAGGCGCAGAGCCTGCTCGTCGACCTGCCCAACCACGGGCAGTCGGGGTGGACCGAGACCTTCGACTACGCTGAGATGGCCGATCTGGTCGCCGCCCAGCTGCGGGCGGGGTTCGCGGCCGAGGGTCCGGTCGACGTCGTGGGGCACTCCATGGGCGGCAAGGTCGCGATGATGCTCGCGCTGCGGCACCCCGGTCTCGTGCGCCGCCTCGTCGTGCTCGACATCGCGCCGGTCGCCTCGGGGGCCTCGCGCGGGGAGTTCCCCCACCTCCTCGACGCGCTCGCGAGCGTCGATCTCGCGACGCTCGAGCGCCGAGCCGACGCCGGGGCGGCGCTGCGCGCCGCGATCCCGCAGGATGCCGTGCGCGGCTTCCTGCTGCAGAACCTGCGCCGCGACCCCGACGGCTTCTCCTGGGAGCCGAATCTCCGGCTGCTGCGCGCGGAGCTGCCCGCCGTGATGGGCTTCCCGGATGTCTCGGGGCGGAGCTTCGCCGGCCCGGTGCTCTGGGTGAAGGGCGAGCGCTCGCCGTACATCACCGACGCCGACGCCCCGGTGATGCGGGAGCTCTTCCCGCGCACGGTGCGCATCACCGTGCACGGTGCGGGGCACTGGGTGCACGCGGAGGAGCCGGAGGCGGTGATCGCGGCGCTGCGCCGCTTCCTCATCGAGCCCGGAGACGCGTGA
- a CDS encoding DUF6357 family protein — protein MTEVVFARANLLFPRVIRRDGALRLEMIGGADALHDPRTFELPIAEAHAAAIRESFGRHLLLRSALLPLCEAAGIGGPIDEAAATALLDPILLSGAAGADACLARAPWSRAVLVAHGADTARLDEGRMVEAVRTAGIEADWARAREDDADRRRAERGVVLAPLDAALLRFTGQYVHGATVPRRDPSAVDPELLPEVLGVVATVEQAVAGMRIARDPRRGPRGTAARDWKRMQGAAEAALRTARPELVEDAVRTVGFLVCAEAADRGRRDPYDVEARAAGAEPARALTFSDDRDDEERWAPGNGPGAVEAFWAFVAERYGSGNDVFVLEDEAAGDGIQLMLSADAIARVRTVTAETPGTPAAYRVEYGLVDGLPGYREMVRAYVAGAFTALDGLARWTSDPAELEDWRQRASGSRQ, from the coding sequence ATGACCGAGGTGGTCTTCGCGCGCGCGAACCTGCTGTTCCCGCGGGTGATCCGACGGGACGGCGCGCTCCGCCTGGAGATGATCGGCGGCGCCGATGCGCTGCACGATCCTCGGACCTTCGAGCTGCCGATCGCCGAGGCGCACGCCGCTGCCATCCGCGAGAGCTTCGGGCGGCATCTGCTGCTGCGGAGCGCCCTGCTGCCGCTCTGCGAGGCCGCGGGGATCGGCGGTCCCATCGATGAGGCCGCGGCGACGGCTCTGCTCGACCCGATCCTGCTGAGCGGGGCCGCCGGAGCGGACGCGTGCCTCGCACGCGCACCGTGGAGCCGCGCCGTGCTGGTGGCGCACGGCGCCGACACGGCACGGCTCGACGAGGGGCGGATGGTCGAGGCCGTGCGCACCGCCGGTATCGAGGCGGACTGGGCCCGTGCCCGAGAGGACGACGCGGATCGGCGGCGCGCCGAGCGCGGCGTCGTGCTCGCGCCGCTCGACGCCGCGCTCCTGCGCTTCACCGGTCAGTACGTGCACGGCGCCACGGTTCCGCGTCGGGATCCCTCCGCCGTCGATCCCGAGCTGCTGCCCGAGGTGCTCGGGGTCGTCGCGACCGTGGAGCAGGCGGTCGCCGGGATGCGGATCGCCCGCGACCCTCGTCGCGGCCCGCGCGGCACCGCCGCCCGGGACTGGAAGCGGATGCAGGGCGCGGCGGAGGCGGCGCTGCGCACGGCCCGTCCCGAGCTCGTCGAGGACGCGGTGCGCACCGTGGGGTTCCTCGTCTGCGCCGAAGCGGCGGACCGGGGCAGGCGTGATCCGTACGACGTCGAGGCTCGAGCCGCCGGCGCCGAGCCGGCGCGTGCGCTGACCTTCTCCGACGACCGGGACGACGAGGAGCGCTGGGCGCCCGGAAACGGTCCCGGGGCCGTCGAGGCCTTCTGGGCGTTCGTCGCGGAGCGGTACGGATCGGGCAACGACGTCTTCGTGCTCGAGGACGAGGCGGCGGGCGATGGGATCCAGCTCATGCTCTCCGCCGACGCGATCGCCCGGGTGCGCACCGTCACCGCGGAGACGCCCGGCACGCCGGCCGCGTACCGGGTCGAGTACGGGCTGGTCGATGGACTGCCGGGGTACCGGGAGATGGTGCGCGCGTACGTCGCCGGGGCGTTCACCGCGCTCGACGGACTCGCGCGGTGGACGTCCGATCCCGCGGAGCTCGAGGACTGGCGTCAGCGCGCGAGCGGATCGCGCCAGTAG
- a CDS encoding YdeI/OmpD-associated family protein translates to MASTRPARPSAEIEPLVLVDVRAWRAWLDAHEDVSDGVWLLLAKQGTVAPTSLSYAEALDEALCSGWIDGQTKSVDAGTYLRRFTPRRARSLWSARNVEHVARLTDDGRMRPRGLAEVERAQADGRWESAYAGSASMTMPDDLAAALASSDAARAAFEALNAQNRYSVLHRVTTARTPELRLRRIERVIAMLAGGDTPYPQ, encoded by the coding sequence ATGGCCTCCACCCGCCCCGCCCGCCCCTCGGCCGAGATCGAGCCCCTGGTCCTCGTGGACGTGCGCGCCTGGCGCGCCTGGCTCGACGCGCACGAGGACGTCTCGGACGGCGTGTGGCTGCTGCTGGCGAAGCAGGGCACCGTCGCGCCGACATCGCTGAGCTATGCGGAGGCGCTCGACGAGGCGCTGTGCAGCGGATGGATCGACGGCCAGACGAAGTCGGTCGACGCGGGTACGTATCTTCGGCGGTTCACCCCGCGGCGGGCGCGCAGTCTCTGGTCCGCCCGCAACGTCGAGCATGTGGCGCGCCTCACGGACGACGGCCGAATGCGCCCGCGGGGGCTCGCCGAGGTCGAGCGCGCGCAGGCCGACGGCCGGTGGGAGAGCGCCTACGCCGGGAGCGCGTCCATGACGATGCCCGACGACCTCGCCGCCGCCCTCGCCTCCTCGGACGCGGCGCGCGCCGCCTTCGAGGCGCTGAACGCCCAGAACCGCTATTCGGTGCTGCACCGCGTCACGACGGCGCGCACGCCGGAGCTCCGCCTGCGCCGGATCGAGCGGGTCATCGCGATGCTCGCCGGCGGCGACACCCCGTATCCGCAGTGA
- a CDS encoding pentapeptide repeat-containing protein yields the protein MTPQTKRQLRDRWTPEHTASIERELVLAARRPGASAPTSPFGTTGGGRIDLRGIRLTTPIRWQHAIGVDLSDAVFADGASVNESELEDCVLDRIDMRGVFVRRRFVDCSFAGAKLSGARLGGTFIGCDFSGATLSRSVASGVRFERCTFTGATLRAVQWTSRCVFDHCVFDGVAALTGSVAGGVFIGATPPELDGCIVDHVRFEAG from the coding sequence ATGACCCCGCAGACGAAGCGTCAGCTGCGGGATCGCTGGACGCCCGAGCACACGGCCTCGATCGAGCGCGAGCTCGTGCTGGCGGCCCGGCGCCCCGGGGCGAGCGCTCCGACGTCGCCGTTCGGGACGACCGGCGGGGGACGGATCGACCTGCGCGGCATCCGGCTGACGACGCCGATCCGGTGGCAGCACGCGATAGGGGTCGATCTCTCGGACGCCGTCTTCGCGGACGGCGCCTCGGTGAACGAATCGGAGCTCGAGGACTGCGTCCTCGACCGGATCGACATGCGCGGCGTTTTCGTCCGTCGTCGTTTCGTCGATTGCAGTTTCGCCGGGGCGAAGCTCTCCGGGGCTCGCCTCGGCGGGACGTTCATCGGCTGCGACTTCTCCGGTGCGACGCTGTCCCGATCCGTCGCGTCCGGCGTGCGGTTCGAGCGATGCACCTTCACCGGAGCGACGCTGCGCGCGGTGCAATGGACGTCCCGCTGCGTGTTCGATCACTGCGTGTTCGACGGCGTCGCCGCGCTCACCGGCTCCGTCGCCGGCGGCGTGTTCATCGGCGCGACGCCGCCCGAGCTCGACGGCTGCATCGTCGATCACGTCCGGTTCGAGGCGGGGTGA
- a CDS encoding SRPBCC family protein: MAGFMLETRIDAPARECFALSLSIDAHTGSMARSGERAVAGVTTGEIGPGESVTWRARHFGIRFRMTSAITAYDPPRRFVDEQLSGPFRRWWHEHEFVEDGAGTRMIDRIEFEAPFGPLGRIAERLLLVRYMERLIVQRNDWLAHRLESGRGPAVDRNDRP, from the coding sequence GTGGCCGGTTTCATGCTCGAGACGCGCATCGATGCGCCGGCTCGGGAGTGCTTCGCGCTGAGCCTGTCGATCGACGCGCACACGGGATCGATGGCCCGGTCGGGCGAGCGCGCGGTGGCGGGCGTCACCACCGGCGAGATCGGGCCGGGGGAGAGCGTGACCTGGCGGGCGCGGCACTTCGGGATCCGGTTCCGCATGACCTCTGCGATCACCGCGTACGATCCTCCCCGGAGATTCGTCGACGAGCAGCTCTCCGGTCCGTTCAGACGATGGTGGCACGAGCACGAATTCGTCGAGGACGGGGCCGGGACGCGGATGATCGACCGCATCGAGTTCGAGGCGCCGTTCGGTCCGCTGGGGCGGATCGCGGAACGCCTCCTGCTCGTGCGCTACATGGAGCGCCTCATCGTGCAGCGGAACGACTGGCTCGCGCACCGTCTCGAATCCGGGCGCGGCCCCGCCGTCGATCGGAACGACCGGCCGTGA